One region of uncultured Sulfurimonas sp. genomic DNA includes:
- a CDS encoding cytochrome C: MHSSIKKARIFALLALLILTFSFTFPMIAFNGVLTQIDNQEGNQVSPFSAKIWNLYNQGRYKSVTTPKEAHNNLEEMIKSASEIGVASLPIWAVSLEAPNYPKEAFPEGIPVYFHFDGYSGEVHEMNTINHYVGMDPMWIGGTFEREIGIYALLLLSLGIIYFIAYNNKLLNYVMLVPASLPILFIADYSYWLYWFGHNLHDWGAFKIKPFMPTVFGDGKIAQFITHSYPTIGFYMIVAIGLFSLLAFFAKQKALKEMQQ, encoded by the coding sequence ATGCATTCAAGTATAAAAAAAGCAAGAATATTTGCTCTTTTAGCTTTACTCATTTTAACTTTCTCGTTTACATTTCCGATGATTGCTTTTAATGGAGTATTAACACAGATTGACAATCAAGAAGGCAATCAAGTTTCACCCTTTAGTGCGAAGATATGGAACTTATATAATCAAGGAAGATACAAAAGTGTTACAACTCCTAAAGAAGCACATAATAATTTAGAAGAGATGATAAAGTCTGCTTCTGAAATTGGTGTAGCATCTTTACCTATATGGGCAGTTTCATTAGAAGCTCCAAATTATCCAAAAGAAGCATTTCCTGAAGGTATTCCAGTATATTTTCACTTTGATGGATACAGTGGAGAAGTTCATGAGATGAATACTATTAATCACTATGTAGGAATGGATCCAATGTGGATTGGTGGTACTTTTGAGAGAGAAATTGGTATTTATGCTCTATTGTTACTATCTCTAGGTATAATTTACTTTATTGCTTATAATAATAAGTTATTAAACTATGTAATGCTTGTTCCAGCTTCTCTGCCTATTTTATTTATAGCAGATTATTCTTACTGGCTTTACTGGTTTGGTCACAATCTTCATGATTGGGGAGCATTTAAAATAAAACCTTTTATGCCTACAGTATTTGGAGATGGTAAGATAGCACAGTTTATTACACACTCATATCCAACTATCGGTTTTTATATGATAGTTGCTATTGGTCTGTTTAGTCTGCTTGCATTTTTTGCAAAACAAAAAGCATTAAAAGAGATGCAACAATAA
- the ftsZ gene encoding cell division protein FtsZ, giving the protein MEPFLIEEASNLNGARIIAVGVGGGGGNMIGHMIKEGVHGIEMIMINTDAQVLYEAESALKIQIGTKLTKGLGAGMKPAIGKDSALENYDEIRSALEGADIVFISAGLGGGTGTGAAPVVAQIAKEIGALTISIVTKPFAFEGNKRLKLAEAGLEELKKESDSIVVIPNDKLLSIIDRRLGLKESFKIVDSVLAQAVSGTSGVILSSGENDINLDFADLQTVMSHKGMALMGVGEFEGENAAYEAIKAAIESPLLDNMTINGAMGVLVHFKMHPDFPLMEISDAMNVVHESAHEDAEVIFGTSTDATIEPNYVKITIVATGFEKEVIAGTNNEDFVNDTPAKKAILRPKLVVGGEYDDNYLDIPSYMRKQQD; this is encoded by the coding sequence ATGGAACCATTTTTAATTGAAGAAGCAAGTAATTTAAACGGGGCAAGAATCATAGCAGTCGGTGTTGGTGGCGGCGGTGGTAATATGATTGGTCATATGATCAAAGAGGGTGTTCACGGTATTGAAATGATTATGATAAATACTGATGCTCAAGTTCTTTATGAAGCAGAAAGTGCTTTAAAAATACAAATCGGTACTAAACTAACTAAAGGTCTTGGTGCAGGTATGAAACCAGCTATTGGTAAAGATTCTGCACTAGAAAATTATGATGAAATTAGATCCGCTCTTGAAGGTGCTGATATAGTATTTATTTCTGCAGGTCTTGGAGGTGGAACCGGTACTGGTGCTGCTCCTGTTGTAGCTCAAATAGCAAAAGAAATTGGCGCTCTAACTATATCAATAGTCACAAAACCTTTTGCTTTTGAGGGCAATAAGCGTCTTAAACTAGCTGAAGCTGGACTTGAAGAGCTAAAAAAAGAGAGTGATTCTATCGTAGTTATTCCAAACGACAAACTGCTCTCTATTATAGATAGAAGACTTGGTTTAAAAGAGAGTTTTAAAATAGTTGATAGTGTTCTTGCTCAAGCTGTAAGTGGAACATCAGGTGTAATTTTATCAAGTGGAGAGAATGATATAAACCTCGACTTTGCTGACTTACAAACAGTTATGAGTCATAAAGGTATGGCACTAATGGGTGTTGGTGAGTTTGAAGGTGAAAATGCAGCTTATGAAGCTATCAAAGCTGCTATTGAATCACCGCTATTAGACAATATGACTATAAATGGTGCAATGGGTGTACTTGTTCACTTTAAAATGCATCCAGATTTTCCACTTATGGAAATATCAGATGCAATGAATGTAGTGCATGAAAGTGCTCACGAAGATGCTGAAGTTATTTTTGGTACTTCTACAGATGCAACCATAGAACCTAACTATGTTAAAATTACTATCGTTGCTACTGGTTTTGAAAAAGAAGTGATTGCTGGAACAAATAACGAGGACTTCGTAAACGATACTCCAGCTAAAAAAGCAATCCTTCGTCCTAAATTAGTTGTTGGTGGTGAGTACGATGATAATTACTTAGACATTCCATCATATATGAGAAAACAACAAGACTAA
- a CDS encoding 4Fe-4S dicluster domain-containing protein produces the protein MAKVQTDRREFVKYSTLGILGLALGGGMIFSPYTLRAEDRLRPPGAVDEKKFLALCIKCGQCLQVCPYHSIKLTDMAHGHGVGTPYIDANERGCYACSAVPCVLACPSGALDHHCEKPEDIHMGIAVLEYPDTCIAMTNTPVPAGYTDRMSKFNDSVTNLHDLEVELFDKFSKFEGEQCTLCADMCPIPNPLSAIAMVPDKNGGKRPEIYDGCIGCGVCQEVCPTSIPSIVVKPRVTYAEYYASKN, from the coding sequence ATGGCAAAAGTGCAAACAGATAGAAGGGAGTTTGTTAAGTATTCCACATTAGGAATATTAGGTCTTGCTCTTGGTGGAGGAATGATATTTAGTCCATACACATTAAGAGCAGAAGATAGACTAAGACCTCCAGGTGCAGTAGATGAGAAAAAATTTCTTGCTTTATGTATTAAGTGTGGACAATGTCTTCAGGTTTGTCCATATCATTCTATAAAATTAACTGATATGGCTCATGGTCATGGAGTTGGAACACCATATATTGATGCAAATGAAAGAGGCTGTTATGCTTGTAGTGCAGTTCCTTGTGTTCTTGCATGTCCTAGTGGCGCATTAGATCATCACTGTGAAAAACCAGAAGATATTCATATGGGTATAGCAGTACTGGAGTATCCAGATACTTGTATAGCTATGACAAATACTCCTGTTCCTGCTGGCTATACAGATAGAATGAGTAAGTTTAATGACTCTGTTACAAACCTGCATGATCTTGAAGTAGAATTATTTGATAAATTTTCAAAGTTTGAAGGTGAGCAGTGTACTTTATGTGCAGATATGTGTCCTATTCCAAACCCTTTATCTGCCATTGCTATGGTTCCAGATAAAAATGGTGGTAAACGTCCTGAAATTTATGATGGTTGTATAGGTTGTGGTGTTTGTCAAGAGGTTTGTCCAACATCAATACCATCTATAGTTGTAAAGCCAAGAGTGACTTACGCAGAATATTACGCAAGTAAAAATTAG
- the ftsA gene encoding cell division protein FtsA yields the protein MSRTVLAIDIGSTKICAVIAEIADDGSIAITGAGTSKAQGLKKGSITNIELASKSIKTALNDAKRVSGNDVRTAVVSISGAYTKSLNSNGIVNIQNKEISFKEIERVMHTSLYNANIPNEYDVLHALPFNFKVDDQDFIEDPLGMNASRLEVETHIITTQKSNLNNLKKAVRGAGVEVENVVLNGYASSIATLNPDEKELGVAVIDMGGNTSNITIHSGNSIRYNDFLGVGSNHVTSDLSMALHTPLNIADSVKLSYGSLLTPSNELIELPIIGDEHTTHEVSLEVVHNVIFARVEETLMILAQFIENSGLKDQLGAGIVLTGGFSKMEGIRELAVATFGSVPVRLARPIEMDGLFDNLRSPEFSSAIGLVMYSAKHYTPYEIDVNKRVRHTNETPAAQSTVNFANEPEIPVAPSLEEEKKEQTMVTLPSKKEKKSDEAGSFSKFWNWATQLF from the coding sequence TTGAGCAGAACTGTTTTAGCCATAGATATAGGATCAACAAAGATATGCGCTGTTATCGCTGAAATCGCTGATGATGGGTCAATAGCTATAACAGGTGCAGGAACATCTAAGGCACAAGGCTTAAAAAAAGGAAGCATTACTAACATAGAGTTAGCTTCAAAATCTATAAAAACGGCTTTAAATGATGCTAAAAGAGTATCTGGCAATGATGTTAGAACTGCTGTAGTTTCCATATCTGGAGCTTACACAAAGAGTTTAAACTCTAACGGTATAGTAAACATCCAAAATAAAGAGATTAGTTTTAAAGAGATAGAACGAGTTATGCATACATCTCTTTACAATGCTAATATTCCAAATGAGTACGATGTACTTCATGCACTTCCATTTAACTTTAAAGTAGATGATCAAGACTTCATAGAAGACCCACTTGGTATGAATGCTTCAAGACTTGAAGTTGAAACTCATATAATAACTACTCAAAAATCAAACCTTAACAACCTTAAAAAAGCTGTTCGTGGTGCAGGAGTTGAAGTAGAAAATGTGGTTCTTAATGGTTATGCCTCTTCTATAGCAACCCTAAATCCTGATGAAAAAGAGCTAGGCGTAGCTGTTATAGATATGGGTGGAAATACAAGCAACATTACTATACACTCAGGAAACTCTATCAGATATAACGACTTTTTAGGTGTTGGTTCTAACCATGTTACAAGTGACTTATCTATGGCACTTCATACTCCACTAAATATTGCCGATAGTGTAAAGCTTAGTTATGGCTCCTTATTAACTCCAAGTAACGAACTTATAGAACTTCCAATTATAGGAGATGAACATACTACTCATGAAGTATCTCTTGAAGTTGTTCATAATGTTATCTTTGCGAGAGTTGAAGAAACTCTAATGATATTGGCTCAATTTATAGAAAATAGTGGTCTCAAAGATCAACTAGGTGCTGGGATAGTTCTAACTGGTGGATTTTCTAAAATGGAAGGTATAAGAGAGTTAGCAGTAGCTACTTTTGGTTCAGTTCCTGTTCGTTTGGCTCGTCCTATTGAGATGGATGGACTTTTTGACAATCTAAGAAGTCCTGAATTTTCAAGTGCAATAGGTTTAGTGATGTACAGCGCAAAACACTATACGCCTTATGAAATAGATGTAAATAAAAGAGTTCGTCACACAAATGAAACTCCTGCAGCACAAAGCACTGTTAATTTTGCTAATGAACCCGAAATTCCAGTTGCACCATCTCTTGAAGAAGAGAAAAAAGAACAAACTATGGTTACTCTACCATCCAAAAAAGAGAAAAAAAGCGATGAAGCTGGATCATTTAGCAAATTTTGGAACTGGGCAACCCAGCTATTTTAA
- a CDS encoding SurA N-terminal domain-containing protein gives MITWMQRHKKYLIVTIWISTIAFVGAGFVGWGQYSYGDKAGAVAKVGNVEVTMGELQKTYSNLYAQYNKMFQGNFDEEKAKSFGLQSQALKHLTEQALIINLALSYDLEISDAELLNELKTQEYFFKDGVFDKETYKQVLSRNNMTIKDYELDVKKQLLIQKTLKLLPVDVSKNELDIVSSILNIADKINYKILTDEKINIDASDEALKAYWEMKKQEFMTEVTYDVKFIKQSKISGKYEDAKIAQHYNDNKTHFKDVEGKILPLEGARSSVINALDSKATKDAALRTYIAYKKGKLDSDIKIETATISASNNPYNKEVLQKISKASLKSPYLKPIVVNNEYFTFELVKVNPSREQSFEEAKEEILSIYVKEQKKNKLLELAKNSVATFTGDITDFITNEDADKITNMQAPDANEFLNLLFASQEKRGFIPLSNGNIVLYNILEQKLLNKTNTNPNNPIVRLKSTMFNEGLIKNLQNKYKTEIFFEGL, from the coding sequence TGAAGTAACTATGGGTGAGTTACAAAAAACTTACTCAAATCTTTACGCTCAATACAACAAAATGTTTCAAGGCAATTTTGATGAAGAAAAAGCAAAAAGTTTTGGTCTTCAATCTCAAGCACTTAAACACTTAACAGAACAAGCACTTATAATAAATCTTGCATTGTCTTATGACTTAGAAATAAGCGATGCTGAACTTTTAAATGAGCTAAAAACTCAAGAGTACTTTTTTAAAGATGGAGTTTTTGATAAAGAGACTTACAAACAAGTTCTCTCAAGAAATAATATGACAATAAAAGATTATGAGCTTGATGTTAAAAAACAACTTCTTATTCAAAAAACTCTAAAATTATTACCTGTTGATGTTAGTAAAAATGAACTAGATATAGTTAGTAGTATATTAAACATAGCTGATAAAATCAACTATAAAATTCTTACTGATGAAAAGATAAACATCGATGCTTCTGATGAAGCACTCAAAGCTTACTGGGAGATGAAGAAACAAGAATTTATGACTGAAGTAACATATGATGTAAAGTTTATCAAACAGTCTAAAATATCAGGTAAATATGAAGATGCTAAAATTGCTCAACACTACAATGACAACAAAACTCACTTTAAAGATGTAGAAGGAAAAATATTACCACTTGAAGGTGCAAGAAGTTCTGTTATAAATGCACTAGATTCTAAAGCTACTAAAGATGCTGCACTAAGAACTTATATAGCTTATAAAAAAGGGAAACTAGATTCTGATATTAAAATTGAAACTGCTACTATTTCAGCTTCAAACAATCCTTATAACAAAGAAGTTTTACAAAAAATTTCAAAAGCATCTCTTAAGTCACCTTATTTAAAACCTATTGTAGTAAATAATGAATACTTTACATTTGAGTTAGTAAAAGTAAACCCTTCAAGAGAACAATCGTTTGAAGAAGCAAAAGAAGAAATTTTATCTATATATGTAAAAGAACAAAAAAAGAACAAACTTTTAGAACTTGCTAAAAATTCTGTAGCAACATTTACTGGTGATATTACAGATTTTATAACAAATGAAGATGCAGATAAAATAACTAACATGCAAGCTCCAGATGCAAACGAGTTTTTAAATTTACTCTTTGCATCTCAAGAAAAAAGAGGTTTTATACCTTTAAGTAATGGAAATATTGTTTTATATAACATATTGGAACAAAAACTGCTTAACAAAACTAACACTAATCCAAACAATCCAATTGTTAGATTAAAAAGTACTATGTTTAATGAAGGTCTAATTAAAAACCTACAAAACAAGTACAAAACAGAGATATTTTTCGAAGGACTCTAA
- the nosZ gene encoding Sec-dependent nitrous-oxide reductase: MSKTFNKLTSLVLGTTLAATVASAAGGELQKIMKARGLTENDVIRAAKTYLPTGGRDEFVIFSSGGQSGQMIVYGVPSMKILKYIAVFTPEPWQGYGFDEESKKVLRQGNIRGREINWGDTHHPALSEVDGKYDGKWLVINDKANPRVAVINLGDFETQQIVVNPILKSDHGGAFFTQNSEYIIEASQYAAPFDNNYHPIEEYKETYRGAITMWKFDSKIGRIKEKDSFSIELPPYMQDLSDAGKGVSHGWGFTNSFNSEMYTGGIEVGMPPFEAGCSRNDTDFLHVYNWEKLAKLAEDKKNVKIVNGHRIVPMDVAVKHDALFLIPEPKSPHGVDVSPDGEYITVCGKLDTHASVYKWSKIKKLIQDKKYVGKDPYGIPILGMKESLHGQAELGLGPLHNQYSNVDGEIYTSLYVDSQIVKWNYKTLKVLDKENVHYNVGHLCGMEGKSADPQGKYIISLNKLAIDRFQNVGPLHPQNHQLIDISGQTMDLLYDMPIPLGEPHQAVAIRAEKLHPHVRYTMGTNSRTGEIHKGKTLAGQERIERNGNKVNVYATMVRSHINPERITVNKGDIVTMYITNLERAQDETHGFTVDHHDVHISLEPGETGSVKFTADIEGVFPYYCTEFCSALHLEMMGYLMVKDPNKKYTSAQKLKMQTMSKEELMAEYKKTVAVNDATDEVIQSVVKFLKENHFEKHDVVKGLVTDALDQYGQIKGEKAKANKALKDGDIEKAILFENMIWQYMVKTADVGIRAKDALVRLIATKQSTSAQRGEKAFGEGGCGGCHVIGKVSSGPDLTGVLQRHQNGEKWVSEFILNPEKMYDDPYVKSMIDYFNLKMPNQHMSKEETKDIIEYLKWVDDNANLF, from the coding sequence ATGAGTAAAACTTTTAATAAGCTTACTTCACTTGTTTTAGGAACTACACTAGCTGCAACAGTTGCATCTGCTGCAGGTGGCGAGTTACAAAAAATAATGAAGGCTAGAGGCTTAACAGAAAATGATGTTATTCGTGCAGCTAAAACTTATCTACCAACTGGTGGAAGAGACGAATTCGTTATATTTAGTTCAGGTGGACAAAGTGGACAAATGATTGTTTATGGTGTACCATCAATGAAGATATTAAAGTATATCGCAGTATTTACACCTGAGCCATGGCAAGGTTATGGCTTTGATGAAGAGTCAAAAAAGGTTCTAAGACAAGGTAATATTCGTGGTCGTGAAATCAACTGGGGAGATACTCATCACCCTGCACTTTCAGAAGTTGATGGTAAATATGATGGTAAATGGTTAGTAATCAATGATAAAGCTAATCCAAGAGTTGCTGTTATTAATTTAGGAGATTTTGAAACTCAACAAATTGTTGTAAATCCTATCTTAAAGTCAGATCACGGTGGAGCTTTCTTTACTCAAAATTCTGAATATATCATAGAAGCTTCTCAATATGCAGCACCATTTGACAATAACTATCACCCGATAGAAGAATACAAAGAGACTTATCGTGGTGCAATTACTATGTGGAAATTTGATTCTAAAATTGGTCGTATTAAAGAAAAAGATTCTTTTAGTATTGAATTACCTCCATATATGCAAGATTTAAGTGATGCTGGTAAAGGCGTTTCTCATGGTTGGGGTTTCACTAACTCATTTAACTCTGAAATGTACACTGGTGGTATAGAAGTTGGTATGCCTCCATTTGAAGCTGGTTGTAGTAGAAATGATACAGACTTTTTACATGTATATAACTGGGAAAAATTAGCAAAACTTGCTGAAGATAAGAAAAATGTAAAAATTGTTAATGGACATAGAATTGTTCCTATGGATGTTGCAGTTAAACATGATGCACTATTTTTAATTCCTGAGCCTAAATCACCTCACGGTGTTGACGTTTCTCCAGATGGTGAATACATCACAGTTTGTGGTAAACTAGATACTCATGCTTCTGTTTATAAATGGAGTAAAATTAAAAAACTTATCCAAGATAAAAAATATGTTGGTAAAGACCCATACGGTATTCCAATTTTAGGCATGAAAGAATCACTACATGGTCAAGCTGAACTAGGTCTTGGGCCATTACATAATCAATATTCAAATGTTGATGGTGAAATTTATACTTCACTATATGTTGATTCACAAATCGTAAAATGGAACTATAAAACTTTAAAAGTTTTAGATAAAGAAAATGTTCACTATAACGTTGGACACCTTTGTGGTATGGAAGGTAAATCTGCTGATCCTCAAGGTAAATATATCATTTCACTAAACAAACTAGCGATTGATAGATTCCAAAATGTTGGTCCACTTCACCCACAAAATCATCAACTAATTGATATTAGTGGTCAAACTATGGATTTACTTTATGATATGCCAATTCCTTTAGGTGAACCTCACCAAGCGGTAGCAATTAGAGCTGAAAAGCTTCACCCACATGTAAGATATACAATGGGAACAAACTCAAGAACTGGCGAGATTCATAAAGGTAAAACTTTAGCGGGTCAAGAAAGAATCGAGAGAAACGGAAACAAAGTAAATGTATATGCTACTATGGTTCGTTCACATATTAACCCTGAAAGAATTACGGTTAATAAAGGTGACATAGTTACTATGTATATTACAAACCTAGAAAGAGCTCAAGATGAAACTCACGGTTTTACAGTTGACCACCATGATGTTCACATCTCACTTGAACCAGGTGAAACAGGAAGTGTTAAGTTTACTGCTGATATAGAAGGTGTTTTCCCTTACTATTGTACAGAGTTTTGTTCTGCATTACACCTAGAGATGATGGGTTACCTAATGGTTAAAGATCCGAACAAAAAATATACTTCGGCTCAAAAACTAAAAATGCAAACAATGTCAAAAGAAGAGTTAATGGCAGAATACAAAAAAACTGTAGCTGTTAATGATGCTACTGATGAAGTTATTCAATCAGTTGTTAAATTCTTAAAAGAAAATCACTTTGAAAAACACGACGTTGTTAAAGGTCTTGTAACAGATGCTCTTGATCAATATGGACAAATCAAAGGCGAAAAAGCTAAAGCAAACAAAGCTTTAAAAGATGGCGATATAGAAAAAGCGATTCTTTTTGAAAATATGATTTGGCAATATATGGTTAAAACTGCAGATGTTGGAATTAGAGCAAAAGATGCACTAGTTAGACTTATCGCTACTAAACAAAGTACTTCAGCTCAAAGAGGTGAAAAAGCGTTTGGTGAAGGTGGTTGTGGTGGATGTCACGTTATTGGTAAAGTATCTTCAGGTCCTGACCTTACAGGTGTATTACAAAGACATCAAAATGGTGAAAAATGGGTAAGTGAATTCATTTTAAATCCAGAAAAAATGTATGACGACCCATATGTTAAAAGCATGATTGATTACTTTAATCTTAAAATGCCTAATCAACATATGAGTAAAGAAGAGACAAAAGATATTATTGAATACCTTAAATGGGTTGACGATAATGCAAACTTATTCTAA
- a CDS encoding nitrous oxide reductase family maturation protein NosD, whose translation MFRIIFIFSLLLYSQLSAANILQEAIDGAPEGSILKLPAGVYKGSIKITKPITIIGKEDGVIIDGEGSGTVIQIRSSYVTLKNLKIINSGERHDQIDSGITMLEGKQCQISNCVIDDCLFGIDMQMIRNSIISNNTITSKDVDLGLRGDGLRLWYSNDNLIKQNSLIKSRDMVVWYSHGNEIVENYGEYCRYSLHFMYAGKNLVKNNTYKFNSVGIFFMYSKDTIAIGNSVQSSLGATGMGIGLKDVSNFTIKDNTVIYCAQGLYVDRSPFEPDTNNWILNNKILYNSEAIHFHSLSENNIIKDNAIMGNIEDIVNDSRGSKTNENDIVGNYWDNYIGFDRDGDNVGDTPHKVYQYADQMWIYNPNVKFFYGSPVISLLNFLAKLAPFTKPLFLLEDEKPKVNMKG comes from the coding sequence ATGTTTAGAATAATATTTATTTTTTCTCTTTTGTTATATAGCCAATTAAGTGCAGCAAATATATTGCAAGAAGCAATAGATGGTGCACCGGAGGGTTCTATATTAAAATTACCTGCTGGTGTTTACAAGGGAAGTATAAAAATTACAAAACCTATTACAATTATTGGAAAAGAAGATGGTGTAATAATAGACGGTGAAGGTTCAGGAACAGTAATACAAATAAGAAGTTCATATGTAACTTTAAAGAACTTAAAAATTATAAATAGCGGAGAAAGACACGACCAAATAGATTCAGGTATAACTATGCTTGAAGGAAAACAGTGTCAAATAAGCAACTGTGTTATTGATGATTGTCTTTTTGGAATAGATATGCAGATGATTAGAAACTCTATAATATCTAATAATACTATTACTTCAAAAGATGTAGATTTAGGTCTTCGTGGTGATGGTTTAAGACTTTGGTATTCAAATGACAATCTTATAAAACAAAACTCTCTTATTAAATCAAGAGATATGGTTGTTTGGTATTCACATGGAAATGAAATAGTAGAAAACTATGGTGAATATTGTAGATACTCTCTTCATTTTATGTATGCTGGTAAAAATTTAGTAAAAAACAATACATATAAATTTAATAGTGTTGGTATATTTTTTATGTATTCAAAAGACACGATTGCTATAGGAAACAGTGTACAAAGTTCTTTAGGTGCTACAGGAATGGGTATCGGTTTAAAAGATGTTTCAAACTTTACAATAAAAGACAATACTGTCATTTATTGTGCTCAAGGTTTATATGTTGATAGATCTCCTTTTGAACCAGATACAAATAACTGGATACTTAATAACAAAATACTCTACAACTCAGAAGCTATACACTTTCACTCACTAAGTGAAAACAATATAATTAAAGATAATGCGATTATGGGTAATATAGAGGATATAGTAAATGATAGTAGAGGAAGTAAAACTAATGAAAATGACATAGTAGGAAACTATTGGGATAATTATATTGGATTTGATAGAGATGGAGACAATGTTGGAGATACTCCTCATAAAGTTTATCAATATGCAGATCAAATGTGGATTTACAATCCAAATGTCAAGTTTTTTTATGGTTCGCCAGTTATATCGTTGCTAAATTTTTTAGCAAAACTAGCACCATTTACAAAACCACTTTTTTTACTTGAAGATGAAAAACCTAAAGTTAATATGAAAGGATAG
- a CDS encoding c-type cytochrome yields MKNIIVGALTLLIVGLMIFTAMDDAVYHGGHQAKGIGSFENAKNTDAAIAPEEKSDRQKEDEALKALRDKAGNAGAFKVSNEYKSKCSSCHGVNGSGFQNGKPMMGPKIFGQSEEKIYKDLSDFKAGRKENMVMRGLLLKLNDDDLKRFAKEIGEFPARAEAQHESK; encoded by the coding sequence GTGAAAAATATAATAGTAGGTGCTTTAACACTTTTAATAGTTGGTTTAATGATCTTTACAGCAATGGATGATGCAGTTTATCATGGTGGTCATCAAGCAAAAGGTATAGGTAGCTTTGAAAATGCAAAAAACACAGATGCTGCTATAGCTCCAGAAGAAAAATCAGATAGACAAAAAGAAGATGAAGCGCTTAAAGCTCTAAGAGATAAAGCTGGAAATGCCGGAGCATTTAAAGTTAGTAATGAGTACAAAAGTAAATGTTCTTCTTGCCATGGTGTTAATGGCTCAGGTTTTCAAAATGGTAAACCTATGATGGGACCAAAAATATTTGGACAAAGTGAAGAAAAAATCTATAAAGACTTAAGTGACTTTAAAGCAGGTAGAAAAGAAAACATGGTTATGAGAGGTTTATTACTAAAACTTAATGATGATGATTTGAAAAGATTTGCAAAAGAAATCGGAGAATTCCCAGCAAGAGCAGAAGCACAGCATGAATCAAAATAA
- a CDS encoding Crp/Fnr family transcriptional regulator, with translation MSIKNKIESLDFFKSLNNAEIELLASISTLHTYNSEYVLYYEKEDNNNLLFLINGLAKTYKIDKHSNEIFLYYIHKNSLISEIKNIKDETLTSFSNVSLLEKSLILSVDYQQFKKYFLQNNNICIELINEMSLRSQKIESLVNREFIFDSVEKVSQMLDSDIDMFNKLKRHDISLILHIQPATLSRVLNRLKRNKIIDIVQGKVTILDTTALREIGYE, from the coding sequence TTGTCAATAAAAAACAAAATAGAATCTTTAGATTTTTTCAAATCTTTAAATAATGCAGAGATAGAACTTTTAGCTTCTATCTCTACACTTCACACATACAATAGTGAGTATGTTCTCTATTATGAAAAAGAAGATAATAATAATTTACTTTTTTTGATAAATGGACTAGCTAAAACATATAAAATAGACAAACATTCTAATGAAATTTTTTTGTATTATATACATAAAAATTCTTTAATATCAGAAATAAAAAATATAAAAGATGAGACTTTAACATCATTTTCTAATGTTTCTCTTTTGGAAAAATCACTAATCTTAAGTGTAGATTACCAACAATTTAAAAAATATTTTTTGCAAAATAACAATATATGCATAGAACTTATAAATGAAATGAGTTTGAGATCTCAAAAAATTGAATCTCTTGTTAATAGAGAATTTATTTTTGATTCTGTTGAAAAAGTATCTCAAATGTTAGATTCAGACATAGATATGTTCAATAAACTAAAACGTCACGATATTTCTCTTATACTACATATTCAACCTGCAACTTTATCTCGTGTACTTAACAGACTAAAGCGCAATAAAATTATAGATATAGTTCAGGGAAAAGTCACAATACTAGATACAACAGCATTAAGGGAGATAGGATATGAATAA